The Pieris rapae chromosome 1, ilPieRapa1.1, whole genome shotgun sequence genome contains the following window.
atatacctacagtatttacaatcgtttttaacctacataataataatacttacaagtaattcaaaattactaaaagaaaattaaaacaaattttaaaagtttggtccctgggGCAGTAAAGGTATTAACGCTGACAGcgtttcctcgctgtattgcgatacttattcgttgagcaaggaaagcaccagctctggggaCCGTTACCACGTACCAAGCGCCAACTAAGGCCAGGTTCCCACTACGCCGGACCGGCAGATCTACCGAAAACCGGACACCGGACAGAGTGTTCACATTACATCGGATCCCGGAAGAAATTCAGACATTCAAGTACTTACCTCAGTTGAATTTGGCGGGGCGAGGGGAGCACGAGCGGGACGAGCGGGGGACAGATACCGGCACAAACTCGTTCACATTACTCCGGGCCCGGTCGTTCTACCGGCAATTCGTAGTGACAAAACGCTCGGTAAAAATGCCGGGCTCGGCAAAAATGCCGGACCCGAGATAATGTGAATAGCTTCATATAAATTGTGCAGCCACTAGCCCTTCCGGCAGATTTACCGGCGCGGCAGATTGCCGGTCCGGTATAGGGGGAACCTGGCCTTACATCTTTAATTATCGCCTGTACACTTGAACCGCACCGCCCAAGAGtttctactccaaagggaacaaaatcgGAGTTGGATCACAGACCTAGAACAACTAAACCGGTTGAAGTGAGTTTTAACTGGTACCATATTTTCCTTTTGTCAAAATTAACACACATCACTTATAACGCGGTATCAATCTACATATATCAGAACTAGTTCTTAAGAACCGGAacatctaattaaatttatcacaaATTCTATCCACGTTGGTATAACACAAACGTCCCTGAATCAAGCAATAGCATATATGGAAAATAAAGAATTCAGCAGCCTCACAGCGCCGAGCAACTGCATGTTTATAGGCTGTTTATCGCTGCGCCCGCGTGCTTTGAATTTACAATTATGAATAGCCTTTGATGACGTCACAATTCGCAAGAGTTTCATTGATGCCAAATAAGTTAGTACGATcctattattgttttgtacaTTGGAAGACTGGACTTCAGAttgcaatacatttttattgtgcGAACTCTGTTATGCctgaaaatgattttttccTTAGTAGCTATATGAAACAtattatggaacattttttatcttacCCCGTAGAGAATGTTTGCTTTTCCAATCCTAAACCTAAGTAcgatttttttcagttttatctCCTAGAAACCTTGCTCAGAGttctaagaaaaaatatcaaaaattactCGAATtagatcaaatatttttagcaacatgttgcgattcatttttatttatataaaagtagcaaattacaaaatatatattaaacaatttaaataaaaattcttaacaaACAAGCCAGCACTACTAGAGCCTTAAGGTGTGTTCAAGTAGTTAACgaaattattgataattttcatctatttacattttgtaaaattttatattcttgaagTTCAATCCGACTGTCGCTGTGAAATGTGCGCAATTatcattcgctcgaacggtaatggaaacatcgtgaggaaacctcAAACCttgccttagacacaaaattatgacaagtgtgtgtcaggcacagctGAAAATGTCCATTAAtgaatgaaacagattcaaaaatctgaggcccagaccagACTAAAAACGccacagatttatttaatttaaaagttttagtcATGTAGTCTCCTCACATAGGCCTCACctgcttttaaatatttatacatttactgaGTCTATATTTACTATAGGTAAtacaaaaagctttattgacaTCCTTAATACGTGATCAATTTTATGAACTCATTAGCGAACCAGTTTATAGTTAATAGGTGCTGCAATGTAAGAAGGCCAGACAGCTCTCAGTGACGCGAAAAAGGATTAAATTTTGACTTAAGGAGTCAAGGTTTTAACATGTACAGTAAACCATAAGACAGGGGAGAATAGAGGAAGTTGTGCGGTGCCACTAACACGACCTTCAGACATGAAAAGTGCAACTGAAGAAGatttatataacacatttaataAGTATCTGATTGTTCTTTCTCTAACAAGTGTTAAGGAGCAAAATCGCAAGTAAGACATCCATTTAAAGTTGGTGATCAATTGTTACCTTATTGCATTTATGGGTCCGAGTTCTTACGATACTCTCCAAGCAAAGCATGCGTCATAGACAAATCCATTGTATGGTCGTGATTTGAAGGCACATCTTGCCTGTCTCTAGGACTAACGTTGCGTATggataacattataaatagttttttaaaaggCCATTGGTGTTTTATCTCTCCTCTTGCATTGAGGAAATATTAGATTGGATCTATTGCATATTTAACAAGGCCAGAAATACCTAACAACTTACTTgcatgataatatttttttattgattctaTTTGAGGTGTAAATGTTTTCTAATGATCGCTTTATGACCATATCATTGTGTCATTAACAACATTGTCAGGAGCGGTGGATCAGCGGTTGTGTAACTCGATGTTATATTTAACTGGACAACCCGTAAATCCTTTGGTGTTTAGGTTTGCCTCATAAGGCTTTTATGTTAGTCTTGTTCATCTTTAATTAAACTCATACGCGATTTACATcttctaatattaaaactattgacAAATTGGGACTGAAGGTCACGACCCCCACTTACCTTGCatcagtatttaaatattttatattatatttatcgacAGTAGCTGGTGCCCGAGATTTCGTATTACCTAATAGTAGCGTGGCGTAGAAAAAAcgattaaagatatttaagatACACATTTCCAGCACACATTACATATGTGCAACTCTAGCGGTTTTGGCACGCCAAAATAGCTAGGTAGATTTTTCCTACTTGATATTTTTGACAATTCACAAAACATCTTTATAAACTATAACCTATCAGTTATTCTAATGTACaagctatattatttttcattacaatccattcagtattttttaaatgaaagagTAACTATCCATACTTACAAACTTTcgcgtttataatattagtagaaTCATTTGCCGGAAATATTAACAAACTTCAGATAGCAACTGGAAGATTTCTGCGGTGGGCAGTGATATGTGTGAGTGTCACTCACGACACTAAGAGCGTAGCAGAGGTGAGACGGGCCCCCCCTTAGCCCATGAATATCAAATAGAAATATGtagtaatatatgtatttgtatgtatggatataaatatatagtgggaaatttattaatgtatatatatatatgtttgtacaaaatatatgtataaaataaggcCGAACCACCTACAAAAGTGGGGGATCTTGGGATTttgattttacataaaaaattagtaGGGTtatcaaaacttaatttatttctaaataaacttaatttaataatgaactGAACTTAGGTATTCAAGGTGTTTGAAACGTCTTGAATTTGTGGGAAACTGTAGGGTTACCCAGAAACTTTTCCCTTTCGGAAAACTTAATAAgctctttaatttattatttgcaaaTGAGGTCAAATTAAGATATAAACTGCCCATTcgatatattcataaatatacaatgtataatcccatactataattaaaaataatatattgcattTAAACAATGACATCATGCACTTTCACGATCGAAATTTCGGAGACGGGCATGCCCTAGCCTTGCGCAACGGAAAGCGGTTGCAAACCAGCGCAGGCGCACTCAGTTAACCGTATTCGTGACAGCGCGACGTTTCAATGTGTTTTGTGATTTGTGATTAGTGAATATGTTCTGTGCCCCGAGGGAATGAAATGCAGGGCAGTGCAACTGTAGTATCCAAAAAGTTTCCTGTGGTCCTTGGAAGAATACTTTTGCGCTGGGTCTTCACTAAGGCAGACTTAGTCTTCTTTATTTACcggtttgtttattaaaattatattaatgtgaAGCTATACCGTAGGAGACATTATTGTGGCGTGTTCAATGTGTTCTCAGTGTATTATAACGTCGTACCTATCACGTTGgtcatgattattattaaaaaccaatgatatttcatatttagcAATATATCCGACTTAATTAATCaagctatatttaattaaagagtaAGGTGTATAAAAActatgcaataaaaataatttaggtaaAAACATTTCGTGCAATAACAGGTTTAATATCTCAATATAAagcaaatttataataatatttaaaaaagcaataatttaTGCGTAAACTGAACCAGTTcgtataaattgttattattaatattcaattaataaacgcAAAACAAAAACTGAGGCACATTCTAACGTATTAAATACCCGggtattaaaactattaattaaaagtttgtttgttatttaattaaaaacaagcaatggtaaaaatataattacagtaaCTGCAAGAGTTCGGTATCTTTCGAAAAAATAGGTCACTCTATTCCTACTAAGCAGCAAACAAGTTGAATcatgaatgaaaataaaatttataaacgaaATTTGTTCTGACACTAGTTCCCACACTGGGGAGTCAGTTTTTCCGTGGTACATAAAcgcaaattgaataaaaaagataaaactaGTACATGTTTACATTCGAAATAGTGGCGTACATTGGACTCGCGGCAAAACAACTGAATGAAGCCAAAGGTAGATTGACCCATCTGATTAGTTGTATAGTaagaaaaatgaataataaaattcatgaatcataaatactaataatattataaacaattctgCATATCAATCTTTATTTCATAACCAGTAAAGTACATTGAAATACCAATAATTCGCCAACAGGCTTGGCCTTGAATATCGACTACAACCTTCTTGGGCCCACATTAATAGGCTGATGAAGAAATAATTGACTTACATCAGTACCACTAATTGTTTAGTATTAACGAAGTATATCATAAGCAATGGTATAGATAGTACtttcaataatacatagcttcaatctggtgaaaaagtgtttttaaatggTACAGATGGTCTGAGTAAGTTTTTAGGCAGATACATTGATTTGCTAAGTCTTACTTCCGttatttgacataatattacaGTCATACTTAAGGTGATAATCTGAAATTGGACTTCTGTGCTCGTATGTTAAAATCGTATATTTATGAGTTGCCCCATTTTAGAttatatcattaaatctgTCAcctaacattttaatagacaaTTGATCCACCAAACGTCAAAATGATATGACAGTTCGTGTTGAGTCTAAGTATTATAAACGCTGCATCAatctgtataattataatttataattactcgTTATGTAATCGTGTAAACAATGCTTAATTAAGTAAAGCGTCATTGGACATCCGAGTTAAAGCAAGGTTTCtacctacatattttaattttgaacctTGTCAAACTGCATCAGAATATCATCCTGTACGCATaggtatttttaactttaaaaatactttgttctatttttattggtacttgaataaattattggttAAGATTGGGATTTTTCATCATTCgtgcttatttttttattgatttgatatagtaaagtatttatattacttttttatatacccAACATTGTTGCAACCAGCAACTTTATATAAGCAACTACTGCAATTTGTAATaacaatgtaatattatttatatgtttataccATCCTACTCTGAAATCACGTCTTTTACTTTTATCTGGCGCTGAgcatggttttttttataaatcgacttaaaaaatatctgaatttaaaaaaaacaattgaaatcgCGGGCTACTAAGccatatcaataaatataagagaCATCTGAAGAAGTGCAAGACTGCGAGACGGAAccaaaataaatgatagataGAATATAAGAATAGATACGAAAAGAAAGGGTTATAGGAGAATAATAGGAAGGGAGCCAAACGAACGTAGTCAATAAGGAAATACCTGAGACAATAGACGGTCATTCACATCGGGCCACAGTTTGCAATACTAAAAATgacaaattcggccccacacgATCTACTTCTCTCTCTGGGCTACCCAGTACTAGCTCCTTCAACTTAACCTTATTGAAGGAAGAGCGATTCGAATCGTCGTCGGCAGACATTCCGAACGGCTCGATTCCTTGGCGCTGCGTAGATATTCTGGGAATATCTACGCAGCGCCAAGTATCTCTTTACATTTCCTTCCGCAATCACCATTATTAACACAAATTTCGAACACCAAGTTGAAAGGGTTGTTTAGAATAATAGCGCTAGCTCATCATtagtcgttccacaactgagcgctTTTACTGCCCTGCAActcaccaattcttaaaaatccggcaacgcatttgcgagcctTTTGGCAGTGTGAGACCgggggcggcggtatcactgaaCATCAGGTAAGACGCCTGTCTGTATgcaccctgttctattaaaaatgtttgagGTGGTGGATAGAAGAAGTATCTTTGGAGTGGCTAGAGTAATAAGTaactaataatttagtaaagcAGTGCAAACGCAAGTATATAGCCACACCTCTACCGCGATACCCAACTTGATCATTCTGACATGATAAAATccgaaaattgaaaaaataagagGAGACTAGAAACTAGACTAGAAAATAGAAATACAGGTTTCAGAGATCAGGATGGCATGaatgttattaagttttaaataagatCGTAACActgatacatatttttataagataaaagTAATGAACTCAACATCATTCAATTATCGTCATCGACCTTTTATAGTATCCCCCTCGGAGGAcctttgttttctttaaagtaTTGAACAATATTTGAACAATTTTAACTTGATACATCATACcttcttatttttttgcaCAAAAAGAATAGCTCTAAAATAATTAGCAATAAAGTAACTATTCTATTTGCAGTATAGTTTGGTATGCGTTCTATGCTCGGTCATCAATGAACAGCAGTGTGGATTTCTTTGAAAGCCTCATTGATGAAGATGGTCGGTTTTCGGAACTAAACTGTCAAGAGCCGGCACAGCGAGCACCACGACGGCGTCCAAACGTACAGAGAATTCGACCCCAAATACAAGGTATACATTTTAGCAACTTTTTACTTTCGCATTATTCTCGGAGTTGAATATTGTTATCACTAGAAAGACGGGAAAATCTATCTACCTACAAAGACGGCGACCGGTCAAATGACTCCTCCAAtatattaaacctttttttattattttagctgtTAAAAATGGTaactatagtaataaaacaggGTTTGatgtatgattaattataatatttatacacatattttacattttaacattttctttacattacaAGAGCCGCAAAGTGGCTTTTTACAAGTgtctttattagttttatttttgcatttttgtaCATAACATTTTCCGAGTTTCTGGATTTTGAGTAGAAGATCGAgaagaattgaaaaaaatgtacGGCCACCTTCGAGATGCCGCTTTGACACTATGATTTTATGCCATCTGGTAAGCCACATCCACGCCGTACTTGGTAGCATTGTAAAAAGCCACCGTTTTTGGCTTTTTCTTAGGGTGATTGGAGTCTATTTCAACATTGTTATGTACCGTGCTAAGGAATAACACGTTCTTTTTTCGTTTTCCTTGATAAATTGTGAGTGTAATCAATCGGACTTCaggatttttgtttcaaacaaaatcataTGAAGTGATTTGACGTAAGGTGGAATCTCTCGTAGTGCCCTGTTCATAGTTCCTACAATCGTAGTGCGTTTTGCGAGCAAGTTATTTACCAAGCTTATCGATGTAAAGAAGTTGTCAGTAGTTATATTTCGGCCAGTATTTGCAAAAGGTTCCTCGAGACGCATAACAACGGATTCACCAAGGCTTTGGTTTTGTGGCCTGCTTTCGTCCTTTCCTAAATAAGGAAAGCCGTTGAGCACAAACTTTGAATCCACATCGACACAAGCAAGAAATTTTATTCCAAACTTGCTAAAAATCAGGCTTGTTAGCAATGTAATGAAGAAACCTGCATGTAACCTTAGTAGAAAACAGTTGTTCGTCTACTGTAAAATTTTCTCCTGGCTTGTAGCATGATAAGCAGTTCTCAATAAATTTCTTCCAAACGTCTGATATTAGTGCAAATTTGTCTAGTTGAAGTGACCACGACGTACCGTCGGTAGAGGTGATAAGACCTCGAAGctcagaaatttttaaaaacttaaacttgaAACTTATAAACACTTATCGGATCTCAGCCGTCAAATGACTGCCGCCGTCTTTGTCGGTATatcaagattttaaataataaacaaaagtgATGTGAGTTATTTTGATACatagtttcatttaactactaatattaataaaagtcacAAAGTTTCAATACGTTACGTCAAATGGTTTGTGAATTATTCaacattaaatacaaattgacAGTCAAATGACTGCTCCCGTCTTTCtagtgttaaataataaatttaaggtgTAGTTGTCAACTTGAAAATTGCACTTAAAAGTTTCAACTGGAAGTCAACATCACTTGACATTTGACAAGCTAAAGCAAGATGGCGACAAACGCCAATATTCATGTTACGTCACGGCATCAAACTGCGGAAATAAGAGTTGGACGACCTCTGTTTGGCGTTGTTTACAAAAGATAGTGTTAGGAAAATGTCAAATTTATGCTCaagaattgttttaaaacctGTTAAAAGGTTACCAAACGGTACAGATTTGTTAGTCGATGAAACTAATACGTGGATGAATGGTAAGACTCCGAATtccaaattgtaattaatattgatttatcgTGAGGGTCATTTATATTAGAAGTTTTATGACGCAGCCATTGGTCAATAAAGACAGGTTTACAAATAGCTTAAAAGCAGTATTTCTTTCACAAGATTCTAGTAAAATCTAGTCATCAGTACGGTAATGGAAAACATGGTGTATTTTTTCAGCTGAAAATGTCAACAATGGTGGTGGATTATCAGTGTCTCCACCAAACACAATATCTCAAAGGGAGTTGACAACAATGGTGTCACATTGCTACAATGTGCCAACATCCCCATGTGGCTCTACAAGCTCCACTCCTTCGCCCACAGTCCTACCTACTACTCCCCCAGGCACAGCTACCCTTGACCCAAATTGGCAAGCAACAAAAGTCACAATTAGAGATAGAAATGCAGCTATGTTCAACAACCAACTTATGGCTGATGTGACATTCATTGTTGGACCTCCaggtaatttagtttttttatttttataggtaagtgtttaaaaattataaattttgaccAAATTCTTTGTGGGCACTTTCCAAATTCTTTCAGGTCATGTACAAGTTATCCCAGCTCATAAGTATGTCTTAGCAACGGGAAGTTCCGTATTTTATGCCATGTTTTATGGAGGATTAGCGGAGTGCAAGCAAGAGATAGAGGTACCTGACGTGGAACCATCTGCTTTTCTAACTCTACTCAAGTATGTGAAATAATTCTgacaattttcaattttgaattaatacataatgttttaatgGTATGTCTTGTAAATTACAGATACTTATACTGTGACGAAATTCAATTGGAAGCTGATACAGTGCTATCAACGCTATATGTAGCAAAGAAGTACTTTGTCCCACATGTGGCAAGAGCATGTGTGAACTACTTAGAAACTAGTCTTACTGCAAAAAATGCATGTTTGCTCTTAAGTCAATCTAGATTATTTGAGGAACCAGAATTGATGCAAAGGTGTTGGGAAGTAATTGATGCGCAGGTATGTGAGTCAACAGAAAATCTCATGACATTGGGTATTGGACCGTCTTCCTCTTATGGTAGCTTATTAATGGAGTTATCTGAATCTAGTCAGAATCGCTATAGCACTAAATGTGATAACTTGTCAAGTGAATCCCTTAACTGCTGTGACTAAGAATTACATTAGTTACTATCTTTTGGTTTGTGAATGTTTGGTATGTATTGGTTGTGACTAGTCAGTGTTTAAGTACAGGTTAATAACTTGATGTTTGcacaattaatgtaatatattattgtgtttaaagttttttagtcTAACTTAAAGgatagtttaaaaatgaacCTAAAATAACTGCAATACATTTTGagtaaaactattatttgcaTGTTGTGCAAAGCATGTGCTCTGGATGTCTATatgttgtaataattatttttaatgattattattaataattgtgaaaataaattatttaagcaaaTTGTATTGCAGTTTTAATTTGCAAAACCtaacatagaaatatttttaggctGAAATGGCACTCACATCAGATGGGTTTATTGATATTGATGTATCAACTCTGGAATCAGTACTAGCAAGAGAAACTTTAAATTGCAAGGAAATTAATCTTTTTGAGGCTGCCTTGGCTTGGGCACAAGCTGAATGTGCCCGACGGGAAATAGAACCCACACCAACAAATAAGAGAGCTATGCTTGGCAGTGCCATATATTTAGTAAGGTTTCCTACTATGACATTGGAAGAGTTTGCTAACAGTGCTGCTCAACTTGAAATTCTTACTCCTCAAGAaacaattgatatttttttacattttactgcGGCTACCAAACCACAGTTGTCCTATCCGATAAAAGCAAGAGCTGGTCTAAAAGCTcaggtaatttattattgctacaattaaatactatctaaacaaataatttttaaagaatgttATCTCACAATTTAATATCACTTTCCAGATATGTCACCGATTCCAGTCCTGTGCATACCGAAGCAACCAATGGAGGTACAGAGGAAGATGTGATTCTATACAATTTTGTGTGGATAAAAGGATATTTGTTGTAGGCTTTGGTTTATATGGTTCCTCTAATGGGGCAGCTGACTACAATgtcaaaattgaattaaaaaggtTAGGACGAGTGCTTGCTGAAAACAATACGAAATTCTTTTCTGATGGATCAAGTAGCACATTCCATGTATACTTTGAAAATCCTATACAAATTGAACCTGAATGTCTATACACCGCATCTGCAGTGCTTGATGGAAGTGAACTAAGTTACTTTGGACAGGAAGGCTTGACTGAAGTTTACATGGGAACAGTAACATTCCAATTTCACTGTTCTTCTGAGAGTACAAATGGAACAGGTGTACAAGGAGGCCAAATTCCAGAACTAATTTACTACGGTCCCACAGTGAATGCAGCAATAGTTAATGTTAATACAAATGATGACTGACAATCAAGAAGTAAACGTCCCCTAAACTACTACTCTGTTTAGAGTAAATTCCCAACTTCTTGCAAAGAATATGGACTTAAAAGATTTTCCATCATTCccttaatgttaaattatagcaaaaaaattgtgtatagTATGTattgttaacaattattattattaacttaattaagtaCCATAATGTGATATGGGTGTTGTATAAAGGCtctctaaaaattataagtttctCTTAGGACTACgacttatttacaataaatattaaaagctttgcaattgttttaattaattatgagagatgaaaatatataagataaattaaaaggtacaaataattgctttttaaCTAACTGCTGACTTCAAACTGATTTCAAATCTACAATTTACCATTTATCAGGTATTAGTTGTTATAAGTTGTAGGTAAG
Protein-coding sequences here:
- the LOC110993049 gene encoding BTB/POZ domain-containing protein 6-B isoform X1; translation: MQGSATVVSKKFPVVLGRILLRWVFTKADLVFFIYRIVWYAFYARSSMNSSVDFFESLIDEDGRFSELNCQEPAQRAPRRRPNVQRIRPQIQAENVNNGGGLSVSPPNTISQRELTTMVSHCYNVPTSPCGSTSSTPSPTVLPTTPPGTATLDPNWQATKVTIRDRNAAMFNNQLMADVTFIVGPPGHVQVIPAHKYVLATGSSVFYAMFYGGLAECKQEIEVPDVEPSAFLTLLKYLYCDEIQLEADTVLSTLYVAKKYFVPHVARACVNYLETSLTAKNACLLLSQSRLFEEPELMQRCWEVIDAQAEMALTSDGFIDIDVSTLESVLARETLNCKEINLFEAALAWAQAECARREIEPTPTNKRAMLGSAIYLVRFPTMTLEEFANSAAQLEILTPQETIDIFLHFTAATKPQLSYPIKARAGLKAQICHRFQSCAYRSNQWRYRGRCDSIQFCVDKRIFVVGFGLYGSSNGAADYNVKIELKRLGRVLAENNTKFFSDGSSSTFHVYFENPIQIEPECLYTASAVLDGSELSYFGQEGLTEVYMGTVTFQFHCSSESTNGTGVQGGQIPELIYYGPTVNAAIVNVNTNDD
- the LOC110993049 gene encoding BTB/POZ domain-containing protein 6-B isoform X2, whose protein sequence is MSNLCSRIVLKPVKRLPNGTDLLVDETNTWMNAENVNNGGGLSVSPPNTISQRELTTMVSHCYNVPTSPCGSTSSTPSPTVLPTTPPGTATLDPNWQATKVTIRDRNAAMFNNQLMADVTFIVGPPGHVQVIPAHKYVLATGSSVFYAMFYGGLAECKQEIEVPDVEPSAFLTLLKYLYCDEIQLEADTVLSTLYVAKKYFVPHVARACVNYLETSLTAKNACLLLSQSRLFEEPELMQRCWEVIDAQAEMALTSDGFIDIDVSTLESVLARETLNCKEINLFEAALAWAQAECARREIEPTPTNKRAMLGSAIYLVRFPTMTLEEFANSAAQLEILTPQETIDIFLHFTAATKPQLSYPIKARAGLKAQICHRFQSCAYRSNQWRYRGRCDSIQFCVDKRIFVVGFGLYGSSNGAADYNVKIELKRLGRVLAENNTKFFSDGSSSTFHVYFENPIQIEPECLYTASAVLDGSELSYFGQEGLTEVYMGTVTFQFHCSSESTNGTGVQGGQIPELIYYGPTVNAAIVNVNTNDD